The genomic window AGCATGCGATGTTGAATGGTATTCCGAGTGCTGTGTCTCCTGATCGCTGTGTTAAGTGTGTGTTTAGTTTTCCGTTCTGTACATTCATTACAAAGGTGAAGTGGCATGGTGGCAGTCCTGAGACATCTGCGTTCGAAGGATGCCAGGCGTTGATAACCAGTCTTCTTGAGTTTGGACTTCTATCTGGGTTATCTCCATTCAATGTATCTATGGCGTACTTTATCTGATCGAAAACCAGTCTTCCATCCTCTTCCTCCGTTACCCACTTACAGTCAGTATCAGCCCATGTTTCGCCAGGTAATTGTGAGTCTTCGTCTGGTACAGGATATCTTCTCCAAAATCGACCGTACGCTGTATCAAGTTTTCCTTCTTCATCGGCCCAGGCGTCCCAGATCTTGGTTTCCTCCCTCAAGTTCCTGATATGTTCTTCTCCCGAGAAGTACCATAAAAGCTCGTGAATCAGAGAATTCCATCTATAACCTGATAAGTCCTTAGTAGTTAGTAGAGGAAATCCTTCCTGTAAATCAATCTTGTAGCTCTGGGAGAAAGTCGACAGAGTATCTACACCAGTCCTGTTCTCTCTGTAGTTTGCGTTCTCAAGAATATTCTTTACTAAGGTATGGTATTGTTTCAATGTGGAGCCCCTCTAACTTTGGTGAAGGGATGAAGCTCTTTACATCTTATTGTTAACTGGCTTTGAGATTATGTCTAGGTAACCTGTTTAAAATATTGT from Candidatus Nanohalobium constans includes these protein-coding regions:
- the thyA gene encoding thymidylate synthase; protein product: MKQYHTLVKNILENANYRENRTGVDTLSTFSQSYKIDLQEGFPLLTTKDLSGYRWNSLIHELLWYFSGEEHIRNLREETKIWDAWADEEGKLDTAYGRFWRRYPVPDEDSQLPGETWADTDCKWVTEEEDGRLVFDQIKYAIDTLNGDNPDRSPNSRRLVINAWHPSNADVSGLPPCHFTFVMNVQNGKLNTHLTQRSGDTALGIPFNIACYSLITKVIAQQTGFESGSFSHTIVDSHIYCGKGERGEWYRENLKELKSKMREAETNEDYLEIKDWIQKNAPEQEEPYDHVPGLLKQISRDIRERPEMEIADKGVDELEYDDFKLKDYNPHPGIKFAVAE